In Burkholderia sp. GAS332, one DNA window encodes the following:
- a CDS encoding cysteine desulfurase IscS: MNNDTLHLPIYMDYSATTPIDPRVVDKMIPYLREQFGNPASRSHSYGWAAERAVEEARENVAALVNADPREIIWTSGATESDNLAIKGAAHFYKSKGKHIITVKTEHKAVLDTCRELEREGFDVTYLDVKEDGLIDLEKFKAALRPDTILVSVMSVNNEIGVIQDIEAIGEITREKGIIFHVDAAQATGKVEIDLQKLKVDLMSFSAHKTYGPKGIGALYVRRKPRIRIEAQMHGGGHERGMRSGTLATHQIVGMGEAFRIAREEMATENERIRMLRDRLLRGLQDMEETYVNGDMEKRVPHNLNISFNFVEGESLIMAVKDVAVSSGSACTSASLEPSYVLRALGRNDELAHSSIRFTVGRFTTEQDVDYVINLLKTKISKLRDLSPLWEMHQDGIDISTIKWAAH, encoded by the coding sequence ATGAACAACGACACTCTCCACCTGCCCATTTACATGGACTACAGCGCGACGACGCCGATCGATCCGCGCGTGGTGGACAAGATGATTCCGTACCTGCGTGAGCAGTTCGGCAACCCCGCATCGCGCAGCCACTCGTATGGCTGGGCTGCGGAGCGTGCGGTCGAAGAGGCGCGCGAGAACGTCGCCGCGCTGGTGAATGCCGATCCGCGCGAAATCATCTGGACCTCGGGCGCAACGGAGTCGGACAACCTTGCGATCAAGGGTGCGGCGCACTTCTATAAGAGCAAGGGCAAGCACATCATCACGGTGAAGACCGAGCACAAGGCTGTGCTCGACACCTGCCGCGAGCTCGAACGCGAAGGCTTCGACGTCACGTATCTGGATGTGAAGGAAGACGGCCTGATCGACCTTGAGAAGTTCAAGGCGGCGCTGCGCCCGGATACGATTCTGGTGTCGGTGATGTCGGTGAACAACGAGATCGGCGTGATCCAGGACATCGAGGCGATCGGCGAGATCACCCGTGAAAAGGGCATCATTTTCCACGTCGACGCGGCGCAAGCTACCGGCAAGGTGGAGATCGACCTGCAGAAGCTGAAGGTCGACCTGATGTCGTTCTCGGCCCACAAGACGTATGGTCCGAAGGGCATCGGCGCGCTGTACGTGCGCCGCAAGCCGCGTATCCGTATCGAAGCGCAGATGCACGGCGGCGGTCACGAGCGCGGCATGCGTTCGGGCACGCTGGCCACGCACCAGATCGTCGGCATGGGCGAAGCGTTCCGCATCGCACGCGAAGAAATGGCAACGGAAAACGAGCGCATTCGCATGCTGCGCGACCGTCTGCTGCGCGGCCTGCAGGACATGGAAGAAACCTATGTGAACGGCGACATGGAAAAGCGTGTGCCGCACAACCTGAACATCAGCTTCAACTTCGTCGAAGGCGAGTCGCTGATCATGGCGGTGAAGGACGTGGCGGTGTCGTCGGGTTCGGCGTGTACGTCGGCTTCGCTGGAACCGTCGTACGTGCTGCGCGCACTGGGCCGTAACGACGAACTGGCGCATAGCTCGATCCGTTTCACGGTCGGCCGTTTCACGACGGAGCAGGATGTCGATTACGTGATCAACCTGTTGAAGACCAAAATTTCGAAGCTGCGCGATCTGTCGCCGCTGTGGGAAATGCATCAGGACGGGATCGATATTTCGACGATCAAGTGGGCTGCGCACTGA
- a CDS encoding transcriptional regulator, BadM/Rrf2 family has translation MRLTTKGRFAVTAMIDLALRQEQGPVTLAGISQRQHISLSYLEQLFGKLRRHEIVESVRGPGGGYNLARRAEDVTVADIIIAVDEPLDATQCGGKGSCEGTKQHDGHCMTHELWSTLNQKMVEYLDSVSLKDLVDQQRSREGAPAVLRDRRNEAPAVEPARVVPKGPNSVFNMAGS, from the coding sequence ATGAGACTCACCACGAAAGGCCGTTTCGCCGTCACGGCGATGATTGACCTGGCACTGCGCCAGGAGCAGGGCCCGGTGACGCTTGCGGGTATCAGCCAGCGCCAACATATCTCCCTGTCTTATCTCGAGCAGCTGTTTGGCAAGCTGCGTCGCCACGAAATCGTCGAGTCCGTGCGCGGACCGGGCGGCGGCTACAATCTGGCCCGCCGCGCTGAAGACGTGACCGTCGCCGACATCATTATCGCGGTCGACGAACCGCTCGACGCCACCCAATGCGGCGGCAAGGGCTCGTGCGAGGGCACCAAACAGCACGACGGCCACTGCATGACGCACGAATTGTGGTCGACGCTGAACCAGAAAATGGTCGAGTACCTGGATTCGGTCTCCCTGAAAGACCTGGTCGATCAGCAGCGTTCGCGCGAAGGTGCGCCGGCGGTGTTGCGCGACCGGCGTAACGAGGCGCCGGCGGTCGAACCCGCACGCGTCGTGCCGAAAGGGCCTAATTCTGTTTTCAACATGGCCGGTTCCTAG
- a CDS encoding iron-sulfur cluster-binding protein, giving the protein MQVQSMHFRARAGQKLADQRLQQNLTKLSTKFVSARAEAMTAIDFPATRAALKERRNRALDNLDVWLETFEREAARRGVTVLFAETTQEAARLVGDIARRHEVKKVIKTKSMVTEEMRLNEVLGQMGVQSIETDLGEYILQINDNEPPSHIIAPVVHKDKDEIADLFAKTHDRPRLTEITDMTREAREMLRPHFMTADMGVTGGNFVVAETGSVVLVTNEGNEGMCTVMPRVHVAVTGIEKVLPTLEDLATAMRLLPRSATGQATSNYFSVLTGPRGVGDQDGPEHMYVVLVDGGRTGLIGGDFQEMLRCIRCGACMNHCPVYQKVGGHAYGWVYPGPMGSVLTPSYVGIDKALDLPQAATLCGECNSVCPVGIPLSDLLRKLREKQVERHLRPWRERAGLAVWGFLALHPDAYALFTKLAVRVLERMGGRNRSIARLPLGGAGWTNTRDMPAPVGRTFRELYAAQRSHIG; this is encoded by the coding sequence ATGCAAGTCCAATCGATGCATTTCAGGGCCCGCGCGGGCCAGAAACTCGCGGACCAGCGTCTGCAGCAGAACCTGACCAAGCTGTCGACCAAGTTCGTCTCGGCCCGCGCCGAGGCCATGACCGCGATCGATTTTCCCGCCACTCGCGCCGCGCTCAAGGAGCGCCGCAATCGCGCGCTGGACAATCTCGACGTCTGGCTCGAGACCTTCGAACGTGAAGCAGCCCGGCGCGGCGTCACGGTCCTGTTCGCCGAGACGACGCAGGAGGCCGCGCGCCTCGTCGGCGATATTGCGCGCCGGCATGAAGTGAAGAAGGTGATCAAGACCAAGTCGATGGTCACCGAGGAAATGCGCCTGAACGAAGTGCTCGGGCAGATGGGCGTGCAGTCGATCGAAACCGATCTGGGCGAATACATTCTGCAGATCAACGACAACGAGCCGCCGAGCCACATCATCGCGCCGGTCGTCCATAAGGATAAGGACGAGATCGCCGACCTTTTCGCGAAAACGCACGACCGGCCGCGTCTGACCGAGATCACCGACATGACCCGCGAAGCGCGCGAGATGCTGCGTCCACACTTCATGACCGCCGACATGGGCGTGACCGGCGGCAACTTCGTGGTGGCGGAAACGGGTTCGGTGGTGCTGGTCACGAACGAGGGCAACGAGGGCATGTGCACGGTGATGCCGCGCGTCCATGTGGCGGTGACCGGCATCGAGAAAGTGTTGCCCACGCTGGAAGATCTGGCGACGGCCATGCGTCTTTTGCCGCGCTCGGCAACCGGCCAGGCGACGTCGAACTATTTTTCCGTGCTGACCGGGCCGCGCGGCGTGGGGGATCAGGACGGTCCCGAGCATATGTATGTGGTGCTGGTCGACGGTGGGCGCACGGGGCTGATCGGCGGCGACTTCCAGGAGATGCTGCGCTGTATCCGTTGCGGCGCCTGCATGAACCACTGCCCGGTGTATCAGAAGGTGGGCGGCCATGCCTACGGCTGGGTTTATCCGGGGCCGATGGGATCGGTGCTGACGCCGAGCTACGTCGGGATCGACAAAGCGCTGGATCTGCCTCAGGCGGCGACCCTGTGCGGCGAGTGCAATAGCGTATGTCCGGTGGGGATTCCGTTGTCCGATCTGCTGCGCAAGTTGCGCGAGAAGCAGGTCGAGCGGCACCTGCGCCCGTGGCGTGAACGGGCAGGGCTGGCGGTATGGGGATTCCTCGCCCTGCACCCGGACGCTTATGCGCTCTTCACCAAGCTGGCGGTTCGCGTGCTGGAAAGAATGGGCGGGCGAAATCGATCGATCGCCCGGCTGCCGCTGGGCGGCGCGGGCTGGACCAATACGCGCGATATGCCGGCTCCGGTCGGCCGTACGTTCAGGGAGCTATATGCCGCGCAACGCAGCCATATTGGCTGA
- a CDS encoding FeS assembly scaffold apoprotein IscU — protein sequence MSYSEKVLDHYENPRNVGSFEKDDDAVGTGMVGAPACGDVMKLQIRVGADGIIEDAKFKTYGCGSAIASSSLVTEWVKGKTLDQAMSIKNTQIAEELALPPVKIHCSILAEDAIKAAVADYKQRHGEAVVEGDKQHA from the coding sequence ATGTCTTACAGCGAAAAGGTTCTGGACCACTACGAAAATCCGCGCAACGTCGGTTCCTTCGAGAAAGACGACGATGCGGTCGGTACGGGCATGGTCGGCGCGCCGGCTTGCGGCGACGTGATGAAGCTGCAGATCCGCGTGGGCGCGGACGGCATCATCGAAGACGCGAAGTTCAAGACGTACGGCTGCGGTTCGGCAATCGCGTCGAGCTCGCTCGTCACCGAATGGGTGAAGGGCAAGACGCTTGACCAGGCTATGTCGATCAAGAACACGCAGATCGCCGAAGAACTGGCATTGCCGCCGGTGAAGATCCACTGCTCGATCCTCGCGGAAGACGCGATCAAGGCAGCGGTCGCCGACTACAAGCAACGCCACGGTGAAGCGGTCGTCGAAGGCGACAAGCAACACGCGTAA
- a CDS encoding protein tyrosine phosphatase: protein MKTVSICFVCLGNICRSPTAEGVMRHLVDEAKLAERILIDSAGTGDWHIGQPPDERAQQAAGRRGYALAALRGRQIAAADFERFDLLIAMDDKNVAALRQVCPAQQRDKIRLLMEFVPEADARWGGAREVVDPYFGGAEGFEQVLDQCETACRGLIAALRPQLTG from the coding sequence ATGAAAACCGTGTCCATCTGCTTTGTCTGCCTGGGGAACATCTGCCGTTCGCCGACCGCGGAAGGCGTGATGCGCCATCTGGTCGACGAGGCGAAGCTGGCGGAGCGCATTCTGATCGATTCCGCCGGCACGGGCGACTGGCACATCGGCCAGCCGCCTGACGAGCGCGCGCAACAGGCGGCCGGCCGGCGAGGTTATGCGCTTGCCGCTTTGCGCGGACGGCAGATCGCGGCAGCCGACTTCGAGCGCTTCGATCTGCTGATCGCGATGGACGACAAAAACGTTGCCGCACTGCGCCAGGTTTGTCCGGCGCAGCAGCGTGACAAGATCCGGCTGCTGATGGAGTTCGTGCCTGAGGCGGATGCCCGCTGGGGCGGCGCCCGCGAAGTCGTCGATCCCTATTTCGGCGGTGCCGAAGGTTTCGAGCAGGTGTTGGATCAATGCGAAACCGCCTGCCGCGGGCTGATCGCAGCGTTGCGTCCCCAATTGACTGGATGA